One genomic region from Pristiophorus japonicus isolate sPriJap1 chromosome 27, sPriJap1.hap1, whole genome shotgun sequence encodes:
- the LOC139239472 gene encoding speedy protein 1-A-like isoform X4 gives MKTLVREHLNPRESMLMARYRFYMCQRSEGQEMYLLAMVLIYFKRAVLHTSDYSRRNFFLALYLANDMEEDEEQYKYEIFPWALGDNWREIIPDFLKLRLDLWAQMNYRAAVSRHCCEQVIATIPSHYIWHRDRPTHHSGAIRSYLQKEIVPYPRGPSGKPPYCTLCKRSRCYLDLDSDSSSSPESTALLDSDWPQDLLILSPAVLIDHGIEVLQEALVSAEPDGQDCSWCM, from the exons ATGaagacactggttcgggagcatcttaacccgcgggagagcatgctgatggcgaggtatcggttctacatgtgccagcgatctgaaggtcaggaaatg TATCTGCTGGCCATGGTCCTGATTTACTTCAAACGTGCAGTCCTTCACACAAGTGACTACTCCAGGAGGAACTTTTTCTTAGCACT GTACCTGGCAAATGACATGGAAGAGGACGAAGAGCAATACAAGTATGAAATTTTCCCGTGGGCACTGGGCGACAACTGGAGGGAGATTATCCCGGATTTCCTCAAACTGCGGCTTGACCTGTGGGCTCAAATGAATTACAGGGCGGCAGTGAGCCGGCATTGCTGTGAGCAG GTTATCGCCACCATTCCTTCCCATTATATATGGCACAGAGATCGGCCAACTCACCACAGTGGGGCAATTCGCAGCTACCTGCAGAAGGAAATAGTGCCGTACCCTCGGGGCCCGAGCGGGAAGCCCCCGTACTGCACCCTCTGCAAGCGCTCCAGGTGCTACTTGGACCTGGATTCGGACTCTTCCTCCTCCCCAGAAAGCACAGCCTTGTTAGATAGTGACTGGCCCCAAGATCTGTTGATACTGTCGCCAGCTGTACTGATAGACCATGGTATAGAAG TCCTACAGGAAGCGTTGGTCAGTGCCGAGCCTGATGGGCAAGACTGCAGTTGGTGTATGTAA
- the LOC139239473 gene encoding ependymin-like, with the protein MKLVAALSVCSLFFVLAEGDQPQPCNTPPLLEGEMAVLHLIKNNGWIGRFAYDSIGKRMYFDRSSFGMNRTLNELNILLFNESVGYRFYPDNRTCVKYPLLVPFTKFSIPRNATFGGKVYLGTSSVPAAGLLVSFWRSKVHGEFSQLTVTESGCVPVSELSNTKELGWVIESYFNLSLGISDPNVFVPPPECSHLNLNL; encoded by the exons ATGAAGCTCGTGGCTGCGCTCTCCGTCTGCTCCTTGTTCTTTGTATTGGCTGAAGGCGACCAACCCCAGCCTTGCA ATACACCACCTCTCCTGGAAGGTGAAATGGCTGTT TTGCACCTGATCAAGAACAATGGGTGGATAGGGCGTTTCGCCTATGACTCGATTGGGAAGAGGATGTATTTCGACAGATCATCGTTTGGAATGAACAGAACGCTGAATGAGCTGAACATCCTGCTCTTCAATGAG TCTGTCGGGTATCGGTTCTACCCCGACAACCGGACCTGTGTGAAGTATCCTCTCCTCGTCCCATTCACAAAGTTTTCAATTCCGCGTAACGCAACCTTCGGTGGCAAGGTGTACTTGGGAACCTCTTCCGTGCCAGCAGCGGGGTTGCTGGTCAGTTTCTGGCGTTCTAAGGTGCATGGTG AATTCAGCCAATTGACGGTGACGGAATCtggttgtgtccctgtgtctgagcTCTCCAACACCAAGGAGTTGGGCTGGGTTATAGAATC GTACTTCAACTTGTCTCTGGGGATCAGCGATCCAAATGTGTTCGTCCCTCCCCCGGAATGCTCTCATCTGAACCTGAACCTGTGA